The following is a genomic window from Amycolatopsis australiensis.
CCGGTTGAAGGCCCAGTGGGACGTCATCAAGGAGAAGGCCGAGGCCGGCTCGAACCGCAAGGGCGGCGCGCCGACCATGCTCTACGAAGAGCCGGACCTGCTGGTCAAGGTCGTGCGCGACCTGTTCACCGAGGACTTCGCGAAGCTCGAGGTCCAGGGCGACAAGGCGTGGGAGACGATCGAGGCCTACGTCCGGCACGTCGCGCCGGACCTGACCGACCGGCTCAAGCGCTACACCGGCACCGGTGACGCGTTCGCCGACCACCGGATCGACGAGCAGATCACCAAGGCCCTCGACCGCAAGGTCTGGCTGCCGTCCGGCGGTTACCTGGTCATCGACCGCACCGAGGCGATGACGGTCATCGACGTCAACACCGGCAAGTTCACCGGATCGGGTGGCAACCTCGAGGAGACGGTGACCCGCAACAACCTGGAGTCGGCGGAGGAGATCGTCCGCCAGCTTCGGCTGCGGGACATCGGCGGCATCATCGTGATCGACTTCATCGACATGGTGCTCGAGTCCAACCGCGAGCTGGTGCTGCGCCGCCTCACCGAGTGCCTCGGCCGCGACCGCACGCGCCACCAGGTCGCCGAGGTCACCTCGCTCGGCCTGGTGCAGATGACGCGCAAGAAGATCGGCACCGGCCTGCTGGAGGCGTTCTCCGCGCCGTGCGAGCACTGCAAGGGCCGGGGCGTGATCGTCTCGACCGAGCTGCAGCGCACGGCGGGCGGCTCGCACTCCCACGGCGGGAACGGCAACGGCGGCAACGGCGGCAACGGCGGTGGCGAGAAGAGCTCCCGCCGGTCGCGGGGCCGCGGCAAGGGCGAGGACGCGGCCAAGGCCGAGGCCGAGGCTGCCGCCAAGGCCGAGGTGCACGCGGTCCCGCCGCCGGAGAAGCGCGAGTCGATCGCGTCGGCGGTGGCGGCGATGGCGAACGCCTCGAAGGCCGCCAAGGAGCACGACCACGGCACGCTGAACGGCAACGGGCACGTCCCGGAGCCGGCCAAGGAGGTCGCGGACGTCCCGGCGACCACCGAGGCGGACGAGACGCCGGTGACGGCGGAGCCGCCCGCCGAGCCCGCCCACGAGGTCGCCGGCGTGCCGGTGTCCACCGACGCGGACGAGGCGCCGGTGCCGCTGGACGAGGAGCCCGAGGTCGAGTCGTCGCCGGCGCCCGAGCCGGCGGAAGAGCCCGTCAACGAAGCTCCGGAGCCGGTCCGGCCGGTCGCCGGACCCGAGGTCAGCGTGCCGGAACCGGCCGTGCGCTCCACCCGGCGCCGTCCGCGCCGGGCCGCGTCGCGCCCGGCGGGCCCGCCGGTGCACGCCTCCGACCAAGGTCAGTGAACGACTAGGGGACCCCGGTGGTAACGCACCGGGGCGCCCCACGTAACCTGTAGTACGGCCTGCCACCAGAGCAGGTCGCCTGCGCGAGTCCAGGACCGCCGTTTCCACCAGGTGGGCCGGTCGCGCGAGCCCCCACCCATTGTCGAGTAATGCAGGAGACTTCCGTGTCGGCGTACGCGATCGTCAAGACCGGCGGCAAGCAGTACAAGGTGGCCGTCGGCGACGTCGTCGAGGTCGAGAAGCTCGAGGGCGAGCCGGGCACCGAGCACATCCTCCCCGCCGTTTTGTACGTCGACGGTGGCGAGGTCACCACGGACGCCGACGCGCTGGCGAAGGTCTCGGTCACCGGCAAGGTCGTCGAGCAGACCAAGGGTCCGAAGATCCGGATCCACAAGTTCAAGAACAAGACGGGCTACCACAAGCGCCAGGGTCACCGGCAGAAGCTGACCCGCGTCGAGGTCACCGCCATCTCCAAGTAGTCCTTCTCCGGATCTTCGGTCAGAAAGAGGATTGAGCTATGGCTCACAAGAAGGGTGCGTCCAGCTCCCGCAACGGTCGTGACTCGAACGCGCAGCGCCTCGGTGTCAAGCGCTTCGGCGGCCAGCAGGTCAACGCGGGCGAGATCCTGATCCGCCAGCGCGGCACCAAGTTCCACCCCGGCGTGAACGTCGGCCGTGGCGGCGACGACACGCTGTTCGCCCTGGCCGCCGGCGCGGTCCAGTTCGGCGAGAAGCGTGGCCGCAAGACGGTCAACATCGTGCCGGTCGAAGCCTGAGTTTCGGCTTCGATCTAGACCTCTGACGAGGGGTGGGGCCGGAATATCCGGTGCCACCCCTCGTTTGTTTTGTCAGTACCTTTCAGCGAGTGAAGTGAGGCGAAGTCATGGCGTCCCGGTTCGTGGACCGCGCGGTCATCCACCTGACCGCCGGTGACGGGGGCAACGGCTGTGCCTCGGTGCACCGCGAGAAGTTCAAGCCGCTCGGCGGCCCGGACGGCGGCAACGGCGGCAACGGCGGCGACGTCCTGCTGGTCGTCGATCCGAACGTGCACACCCTGCTCGACTTCCACTTCCGCCCGCACGCCAAGGCCGGCAACGGCAAGATGGGCCAGGGCGGCAACCGCGCCGGCGCGGCGGGGGAGTCGCTGGTGATGAAGGTGCCGTCCGGCACCGTCGTGTTCACCGAGGACGGCGAGCTGGTCGCCGACCTGGTCGGCCCGGGCACCACGTTCGTCGCCGCCCAGGGCGGCCGCGGCGGCCTCGGCAACGCCGCGCTCGCGTCGAAGGCCCGCAAGGCGCCCGGGTTCGCGCTGCTCGGCGAGCCGGGGGAGTCCCGCAGCCTCGTGCTGGAGCTGCGCTCGGTCGCCGACGTCGGGCTGCTCGGCTTCCCGTCCGCCGGCAAGTCGTCGCTGATCTCGGTGCTGTCCGCGGCGAAGCCGAAGATCGCCGACTACCCGTTCACGACGCTGGTCCCGAACCTCGGTGTCATCACCGGCGGCGACACGGTGTTCACGATGGCCGACGTGCCGGGCCTGATCCCGGGCGCGTCCGAGGGCAAGGGCCTCGGCCTCGACTTCCTCCGCCACATCGAGCGGTGCGCGGTGCTGGTGCACGTCGTCGACTGCGCCACGCTGGAGCCGGGCCGCGACCCCGTGTCCGATGTGGACGCGCTGGAGGCGGAGCTGGCCAAGTACACCCCGGGGCTCGGCGGGAAGCTCGAGGAGCGCCCGCGCGTGGTCGTGCTCAACAAGATCGACATCCCGGAGGCGGCGGAGCTCGCCGAGTTCGTCCGGCCCGAGTTCGAGGCCCGCGGCCTGCAGGTGTTCGAAGTCTCGACGGCGTCCCGCAAGGGTTTGCGCGAGCTGACGTTCGCGTTGGCCGCGATCGTCGAGGAGTACCGCGAGGCGCAGCCGGTGCTGGAGCCGGAGAAGATCGTCCTGCGTCCCCTCGCCGTCGACGACTCCGGGTTCACCGTCGAGGTCGACCCCGCGGAGGAGGGCGCGTTCATCGTGCGCGGCGCCCGCCCGGAGCGGTGGATCCGCCAGACGGACTTCGGCAACGACGAGGCCGTCGGCTACCTGGCCGACCGGCTCAACCGCCTGGGTGTCGAAGACCAGCTGGCGAAGCTGGGCGCGAAGCCGGGCAGCCCGGTCACGATCGGCGACGTCCAGTTCGACTGGGAGCCGTCGACGCCTTCGGTGGCGGTCCACCTGTCCGGCCGCGGCACCGACGTCCGGCTGGAGCGCAGCGACCGCGTCGGCGCGGCCGAGCGCAAGGAAGCGCGCCGGATCCGCCGCGAGGGCACGGGCGAGTTCGACGACCTGGACGTCGAGGAGTGAGCGGCACGCGCAAGGCCATCGCCGCGGCGCGGCGCCTGGTCGTCAAGGTCGGGTCGTCGGCGCTGACCACCGCCGGCAGCGGCCTGGACGTGGCCCGGCTGGACGCGCTGGTCGACGCGATCGCCGAGCGCGTCGCGCGGGACACGCAGATCGTGCTGGTGTCCTCGGGTGCGATCGGCGCCGGGCTGGCCCCGCTGTCGCTGGGCAAGCGGCCGCGTGATCTGGCGACGCAGCAGGCGGCGGCGAGCGTCGGCCAGCTGGCGCTGGCGCACGCGTACGCGGAGTCGTTCGGGCGGTATTCGCTGACGGTCGGGCAGGTGCTGCTGACGTCCGACGACGTCGTCCGGCGCTCCCACTACCGCAACGCGCAGCGGACGTTCTCGCGGCTGCTGGCGCTCGGCGCGGTCCCGGTGGTGAACGAGAACGACACGGTGGCCACCGAGGAAATCCGGTTCGGCGACAACGACCGCCTGGCCGCGCTGGTGGCCCACCTGATCGGCGCGGACGCGCTGATCCTGCTGTCCGATGTGGACGGCCTGTACGACGGCGACCCGCGAGACGGCGCGACCCGGAAGCTGACCGAGGTCCTGTCGGAGTCCGATGTGGACGGAATCTCGGTCGGCATGTCGAGTTCGGGCTTGGGAACCGGCGGGATGGTGTCCAAGCTGGCGGCGGCCCGCACAGCGGCGGGCGCGGGCATCCCGGTACTGCTGGCGGCGGCTTCGGAGGCCTCGGCGGCACTGACGTCCGCTTCCCCGGGAACGGCGTTCGCCCCGGCCGACACGCGGCTGTCGGCCCGCAGGTTCTGGCTGGGCTACGCGGCGGACACGACGGGCAAGCTCCGCCTGGACGACGGCGCGGTGACGGCGGTGGTCCGCCGCCGCAGGTCCCTGCTGGCGGCGGGAATCACGGGCGTGGAAGGCGACTTCCAGGCGGGCGACGTGGTGGATCTGGTGGACGCGAAGGACCGGGCGGTGGCCCGCGGAGTGGTGGCCTTCGACGCGACGGAGCTGCCGGACCTGATCGGCCGTTCGACGCACGAGCTGCCGGCGGAGCAGCGGCGCGAGGTGGTCCACGCAGACGACCTGGTCCCCCTCCGCCGCTGACGCTTCGCGCTCCGAACCCCGCCACCATCCCCGCGGACAGCGCCAGGCTCAGCCGATCGAGACCAGGCGGGCGCCGCCGTCGGCTTCCAGGACCGTGCCTGTCATGTTGCGGTTCGTCGCCGCCAACGCCACCACTTCCGCGACCTCGTCCGCCGTCGCCACGTGGCGGACCGGGACCGACGCCGCCGTCTGCGCGAAGAACCCTTCCCGCGCCTCCGCCGGCAACCCGCTCCACCAGGCCGTGTCCACGACACCCGGCGAAACCGCGTTCACCCGCCGCGGCGCCAGCTCGACCGCCAGCGGCTTGACCAGCGCCTCGACCGCCGCGTTCAGCGCCCCGATGCCCGCCGTCCCCGGCATCGACGCCCGCGCGCTGACCGCGCCCAGCAACGTGATCGACCCCTCCGCGGCCAGGTGCGGCAGTACGGCCTGGATCGTCGTCAGGTGCGCCCAGAACTTCGCGTCGAACGCCCGCCGCAGCACGGCGAGGTCCAGTGAAGCGATCGGGCCCATGCCCTCGGAGCCCGACAGGCTCACCACCAGCACGTCGATCGTGCCGAGCGACTCGGCCAGCGCCGCCATCGCCGCGCTGTCGCCGCCGTCGGCCTGGTGTCCCGTCAGCTGCGGGTCGCTCGCCGCGACGTCGTCGAGGCGTTCCTTGCCGCGTCCGGTCACGTGGACGTCGTAACCCTGCGTCCGCAGCCGCCGCGCGGTCGCCAGGCCGATGCCCGAAGTGCCGCCGGCGACGAGAGCGATGCTCATGCTTGTCCCCCATTTCGAACCGGAACGTCTCGTTTCGAATCCGACGTTACCATCGGATCCCATGACCGACCAGTCCCGTCCCGGCCGCAAGCGCAGCGAGCAGAGCCGGCTGGCGATCCTCGCCGCCACGCTCGACCTGGTCGCGGAGGCCGGCTACGGCGCGCTGACCGTCGAGGGCATCGCCGCCCGCTCCGGCGTCGGCAAGCAGACGATCTACCGCTGGTGGCCCTCGAAGGCCGACGTCCTGCTCGACGCGCTCGCGACGAAGGCCGACCTGCACGTGCCGATCCCGGACGAGGGGTCGTTCCGCGCCGACCTCGCGCACTTCCTGGGCAGCACGTTCGAGCTGGGCGAGAAAGCGCAGGTCGCGGACACGCTGCGCGCGCTGATGGCCCAGGCCCAGATCGACCCGGAGTTCGGCAAGCGGTTCCGCGAGGACTTCCTGCAGCGCCGCCGCGAAGCCCTCGGCACGCTGGTCGGCCGCGCCCGCGAGCGCGGCGAACTGCCCGCGGGCGTCCGGCCCGGCACGGTGATCGACGTCGTGTTCGGCACGCTGTGGTACCGGCTCCTCGCGACGCGGGAGCCGGTCAACCGCGGCCTGGCCGACGAGCTGGTGAAGTTGCTGGCCGATCACGGCATCTCGACGGCCGAAACCCGGTAGCGCGCCGAGAACCTGCGGTTGGCGTGCTTCTCAGAGCCGTTCCGGTGCTTCGATGCCGAGCAGCGAGAGCCCGAGTGCCAGCGTCTGCGACGTCAGTGAAGTCAACCTCAGCCGCGAAGCGCGCAACTCCGGTGAAGACGCTTTCAGAACCGGGCATTCCTCGAAGAATCGCGAGAAGATCACCGCAGTCTCGTACAGGTACGTGCACAGCTTGTGTGGCGCGTAACCGTTCGTCGTGGCCTTCAGCGCTTCGCCGAAGCTAAGCAGCTTGAGCGCCAGCGTGCGCTCCGCCGGCATATCCAACGTGATGTCCGTGCCGTCCGGCACCCCGTCAGCCTTCCGGAGAATCGACTGCGTCCGCGCGTGGGCGTACTGCAGGTACACGGAAGTGTTGCCTTCCTTGGCGAGCATCCGGTCCCAGGCGAAGACGTAGTCGCGTTCGCGGTCACCGGACAGGTCGGCGTACTTCACCGCGCCGATGCCGACCGCCCGTGCGACGCCGGCCTGCCCGGCCGCGTCGAGGTCGCTGCGTTCGGCGACGACCTCGGCCGCCTGCTTCACGGCTTCGGTGAGCAGATCGGCCAGCTTCACCGTGTCGCCGGCACGGGTCCGCATGGTCTTGCCGTCGGCGCCCAGCACCGTCCCGAAGCCGATGTGCTCGGCGTGCCCGGTCAGCCAGCCCGCCGCGCGGCAGACGGCGAACACCATCGCGAAGTGCTGGGCCTGCGGCGTTCCGACGACGTAGAGCAGGTCCGTGGCACCGCGCTCGGCGGTCCAGTACCGGACGGTGGCCAGGTCGGTCGCGGCGTACCCGTACCCGCCGTCGCGCTTGCGGACGATCAGCGGCAGCCGGTCGCCTTCCCGGTTGCGGAACCCTTCGGGGAACACGCAGACCGCGCCATCGCTGATCTCGGTCAACCCGGCCCTTTCGAGATCATCGACCACCGCGGCGAGATACGGGTTGTAGAAGCTTTCGCCGTAGATGTCCTTGCCCGT
Proteins encoded in this region:
- the rplU gene encoding 50S ribosomal protein L21; its protein translation is MSAYAIVKTGGKQYKVAVGDVVEVEKLEGEPGTEHILPAVLYVDGGEVTTDADALAKVSVTGKVVEQTKGPKIRIHKFKNKTGYHKRQGHRQKLTRVEVTAISK
- the rpmA gene encoding 50S ribosomal protein L27 produces the protein MAHKKGASSSRNGRDSNAQRLGVKRFGGQQVNAGEILIRQRGTKFHPGVNVGRGGDDTLFALAAGAVQFGEKRGRKTVNIVPVEA
- the obgE gene encoding GTPase ObgE, with translation MASRFVDRAVIHLTAGDGGNGCASVHREKFKPLGGPDGGNGGNGGDVLLVVDPNVHTLLDFHFRPHAKAGNGKMGQGGNRAGAAGESLVMKVPSGTVVFTEDGELVADLVGPGTTFVAAQGGRGGLGNAALASKARKAPGFALLGEPGESRSLVLELRSVADVGLLGFPSAGKSSLISVLSAAKPKIADYPFTTLVPNLGVITGGDTVFTMADVPGLIPGASEGKGLGLDFLRHIERCAVLVHVVDCATLEPGRDPVSDVDALEAELAKYTPGLGGKLEERPRVVVLNKIDIPEAAELAEFVRPEFEARGLQVFEVSTASRKGLRELTFALAAIVEEYREAQPVLEPEKIVLRPLAVDDSGFTVEVDPAEEGAFIVRGARPERWIRQTDFGNDEAVGYLADRLNRLGVEDQLAKLGAKPGSPVTIGDVQFDWEPSTPSVAVHLSGRGTDVRLERSDRVGAAERKEARRIRREGTGEFDDLDVEE
- the proB gene encoding glutamate 5-kinase, coding for MSGTRKAIAAARRLVVKVGSSALTTAGSGLDVARLDALVDAIAERVARDTQIVLVSSGAIGAGLAPLSLGKRPRDLATQQAAASVGQLALAHAYAESFGRYSLTVGQVLLTSDDVVRRSHYRNAQRTFSRLLALGAVPVVNENDTVATEEIRFGDNDRLAALVAHLIGADALILLSDVDGLYDGDPRDGATRKLTEVLSESDVDGISVGMSSSGLGTGGMVSKLAAARTAAGAGIPVLLAAASEASAALTSASPGTAFAPADTRLSARRFWLGYAADTTGKLRLDDGAVTAVVRRRRSLLAAGITGVEGDFQAGDVVDLVDAKDRAVARGVVAFDATELPDLIGRSTHELPAEQRREVVHADDLVPLRR
- a CDS encoding SDR family NAD(P)-dependent oxidoreductase — translated: MSIALVAGGTSGIGLATARRLRTQGYDVHVTGRGKERLDDVAASDPQLTGHQADGGDSAAMAALAESLGTIDVLVVSLSGSEGMGPIASLDLAVLRRAFDAKFWAHLTTIQAVLPHLAAEGSITLLGAVSARASMPGTAGIGALNAAVEALVKPLAVELAPRRVNAVSPGVVDTAWWSGLPAEAREGFFAQTAASVPVRHVATADEVAEVVALAATNRNMTGTVLEADGGARLVSIG
- a CDS encoding TetR/AcrR family transcriptional regulator is translated as MTDQSRPGRKRSEQSRLAILAATLDLVAEAGYGALTVEGIAARSGVGKQTIYRWWPSKADVLLDALATKADLHVPIPDEGSFRADLAHFLGSTFELGEKAQVADTLRALMAQAQIDPEFGKRFREDFLQRRREALGTLVGRARERGELPAGVRPGTVIDVVFGTLWYRLLATREPVNRGLADELVKLLADHGISTAETR
- the argS gene encoding arginine--tRNA ligase; this encodes MQQTADVTEELARRVVAAAGEALDVALTPEQALVQASPREGVDYQANLAMSLGKRLGRPPREVAALIAGALELGGIADPPEVAGPGFLNFALRREWLEDRTAALLGDPRLGVPETPAPRRIALDYSSPNVAKEMHVGHLRTTVIGDALARLLRFAGHEVLPHNHLGDWGTPFGMLIEHLLDAPAEQRAIADLDTFYREARRKFDSDEAFATRSRNRVVLLQRGDEETLAVWRELVAESTRHFDEVYALLEISLTGKDIYGESFYNPYLAAVVDDLERAGLTEISDGAVCVFPEGFRNREGDRLPLIVRKRDGGYGYAATDLATVRYWTAERGATDLLYVVGTPQAQHFAMVFAVCRAAGWLTGHAEHIGFGTVLGADGKTMRTRAGDTVKLADLLTEAVKQAAEVVAERSDLDAAGQAGVARAVGIGAVKYADLSGDRERDYVFAWDRMLAKEGNTSVYLQYAHARTQSILRKADGVPDGTDITLDMPAERTLALKLLSFGEALKATTNGYAPHKLCTYLYETAVIFSRFFEECPVLKASSPELRASRLRLTSLTSQTLALGLSLLGIEAPERL